In a single window of the Halolamina litorea genome:
- a CDS encoding rhodanese-like domain-containing protein: MQFFDAEDTLEDLPPSAKFIFKELTREGSMTLKGITEATLLGSRTARYGLEKLQSAGLVESAPAIHDGRQTCYSVRARPMGGDRTGHPERLLVSPDAAREMLSAFETDDPEFRLIEVSTTYDEGHVPGAVELDPQRDFSDAGGRTVPGRERLASILGERGVTADSTVVLYSDGMNEFAAFVYWVLKHYRHRDVRLLDGGKQYWTENDYRTTQREPDVTPVQYDAQPPNDQIRAYRDDVYDALSTDVTLVDVRSPEEYRGETTVPARASGHIPRTVNVEWTSVARE, translated from the coding sequence ATGCAATTCTTCGACGCCGAAGACACGCTGGAGGACCTGCCGCCCAGCGCCAAGTTCATCTTCAAGGAGCTAACCCGCGAGGGGTCGATGACGCTCAAGGGGATCACCGAGGCGACGCTGTTGGGCTCGCGGACGGCCCGATACGGGCTGGAGAAGCTACAGTCGGCGGGATTGGTCGAGAGCGCACCTGCGATCCACGACGGCCGACAGACCTGTTACAGTGTGCGGGCCCGACCGATGGGTGGCGATCGGACGGGCCATCCCGAACGGCTCCTCGTGAGCCCGGACGCCGCCCGGGAGATGCTCTCAGCGTTCGAGACCGACGATCCCGAGTTCCGGCTTATCGAGGTCTCGACGACGTACGACGAGGGACACGTCCCGGGCGCGGTGGAGCTTGACCCACAGCGGGACTTCAGCGACGCCGGCGGCCGAACCGTTCCTGGCAGGGAGCGCCTCGCCTCGATTCTCGGCGAACGGGGAGTCACAGCCGACAGCACGGTTGTTCTATACAGCGACGGCATGAACGAGTTCGCAGCCTTCGTCTACTGGGTGCTGAAACACTACCGGCACCGAGATGTCCGCTTGCTCGACGGCGGCAAGCAGTACTGGACGGAGAACGACTATCGGACGACTCAGCGCGAGCCGGACGTTACCCCCGTTCAGTACGACGCCCAGCCCCCGAACGATCAGATTCGGGCGTACCGTGACGACGTATACGACGCGCTCTCGACGGACGTTACGCTCGTCGACGTCCGGTCGCCCGAAGAGTACCGCGGGGAAACGACCGTTCCCGCCCGGGCGTCCGGCCACATTCCGCGGACGGTAAACGTCGAGTGGACGAGCGTCGCCCGGGAGA
- a CDS encoding MBL fold metallo-hydrolase, translating into MVETITAERLRDLIDADEEFVLFDTRSPDSFEDWHIADARNVEYSSNDDELIGEFDPDVIGDDDTVVTICATGSSAGKFATYLEAEGYADDVKTVDGGMEAWSMVYDEVPIATENDDLVVVQLQRRSKGCLGYLVGSKRAGEAALIDVTRATDEFLDAATSRGLAVTRVLDTHIHADHISRGRRLADRLGVPYHLGAPAESRDPQFEFDPIEPNDTVELGDVEIKAVHTPGHTTGMTSYLVDNEALLTGDTLFVESIGRTELQFADADARDGARIQYDTLHQAIMTAPNDVKILPGHFSVTDDGEYVDVTPGQPMFSTVGYLWENNEILRLPEEEFVDHMFENLPSKPPNYERVIATNAGEYEPEDTDEETELELGPNRCAATEESAIADD; encoded by the coding sequence ATGGTCGAGACAATCACTGCAGAACGACTGCGCGACCTGATCGATGCCGACGAGGAGTTCGTCCTCTTCGACACACGATCGCCGGACAGTTTCGAGGACTGGCACATCGCCGACGCCCGGAACGTCGAGTACTCCAGCAACGACGACGAACTGATCGGCGAGTTCGACCCAGACGTGATCGGCGACGATGACACCGTCGTGACGATCTGCGCCACGGGGAGCTCCGCCGGCAAGTTCGCCACGTACCTGGAGGCTGAAGGCTACGCGGACGACGTCAAGACCGTCGACGGCGGCATGGAGGCTTGGAGCATGGTGTACGACGAGGTTCCCATCGCCACCGAAAACGACGACCTCGTCGTCGTCCAGCTCCAGCGTCGGTCGAAGGGCTGTCTCGGCTACCTCGTCGGCTCGAAGCGGGCTGGCGAAGCCGCGCTCATCGACGTGACCCGGGCGACCGACGAGTTCCTCGATGCCGCCACATCGCGGGGACTAGCGGTCACGAGGGTCCTCGATACGCACATCCACGCCGACCACATCTCGCGTGGTCGCCGATTGGCCGACCGTCTCGGTGTGCCGTACCACCTCGGCGCGCCCGCTGAGAGCCGGGACCCACAGTTCGAGTTCGACCCGATCGAGCCGAACGATACCGTCGAACTCGGCGACGTGGAGATCAAGGCGGTCCACACGCCCGGCCACACGACCGGGATGACCTCGTACCTCGTCGACAACGAGGCGCTGCTCACGGGCGATACACTGTTCGTCGAGTCCATCGGCCGGACCGAACTCCAGTTCGCTGACGCGGACGCCCGCGACGGCGCCCGTATCCAGTACGACACGCTCCACCAGGCGATCATGACCGCGCCTAACGACGTGAAGATCCTCCCGGGGCACTTCTCCGTCACTGACGACGGCGAGTACGTCGACGTGACCCCGGGCCAGCCGATGTTCTCGACGGTTGGCTACCTCTGGGAGAACAACGAGATCCTCCGACTGCCCGAAGAGGAGTTCGTCGACCACATGTTCGAGAACCTCCCGTCGAAGCCGCCGAACTACGAGCGGGTCATCGCGACAAACGCCGGCGAGTACGAACCGGAAGACACGGACGAAGAGACCGAACTCGAACTGGGTCCGAACCGTTGTGCGGCCACCGAGGAGAGCGCTATCGCAGACGACTAA
- a CDS encoding long-chain fatty acid--CoA ligase, translated as MTGYQQTLKPFLWRAQNITPEREVVARTHEGMKRYTYADYGDRVGQLANALEAAGVETGDRVGTMCWNTDRHFETYFSVPNLGAQLHTINPLLPDGHIQHIVDDADDKLIFVDPSLAEKLASAYDPEAFESVEQFVIMGSEVPDLPLEPITDYESFIGDQSTSYEFPELDEEQPAGMCYTSGTTGMPKGVEYTHKMLHAHTMATMVPQALGIDNSDVVMPVVPMFHVNAWGMPFTAAAAGAKQVFPGPSPDPSDIARLIEEEGVTLAAGVPTVWLGLLEYVGENDVDLSSLDRVVIGGAAAPKALIEQYDELGVEVVHAWGMTEMSPVGTVANLKHDLKDAPKEQQFDVKSKQGLIVPGLEFKVVGDGGDEIDWNGEDFGELLVRGPWVTMEYFNRPAANEEDFDGSWLRTGDIVTVDTDGYIEIVDRADDVIKSGGEWISSQELENAIMAHDDVSEAAVIGVPHERWQERPVAMVVAPEGTDREQLSEELREMLLEEYPKWWVPDGFEFIDEIPKTATGKFSKKDLRELYEGEESELLDEDAPAEAAPEGED; from the coding sequence GTGACTGGTTATCAACAGACCCTGAAGCCGTTCCTCTGGCGCGCACAAAACATCACCCCGGAGCGGGAAGTCGTCGCCCGGACCCACGAGGGGATGAAGCGGTACACCTACGCCGACTACGGTGACCGTGTCGGGCAGTTGGCGAACGCCCTCGAAGCAGCCGGCGTCGAAACGGGGGACCGTGTCGGGACGATGTGTTGGAACACCGACCGGCACTTCGAGACGTACTTCTCTGTCCCGAACCTCGGGGCGCAACTCCACACGATCAATCCGTTGTTGCCGGATGGACATATCCAGCATATCGTCGACGACGCCGACGACAAGCTGATCTTCGTCGATCCGTCGCTGGCCGAGAAGCTCGCCTCGGCGTACGACCCCGAGGCCTTCGAGAGCGTCGAGCAGTTCGTGATCATGGGCTCGGAGGTGCCCGACCTGCCACTGGAACCGATCACCGACTACGAGTCGTTCATCGGCGACCAATCGACGAGCTACGAGTTCCCGGAGCTCGACGAGGAACAGCCCGCGGGGATGTGTTACACCTCGGGGACGACGGGCATGCCGAAGGGTGTCGAGTACACCCACAAGATGCTCCACGCCCACACGATGGCGACGATGGTCCCACAGGCGCTGGGCATCGACAACTCCGACGTGGTGATGCCGGTCGTGCCGATGTTCCACGTCAATGCCTGGGGGATGCCGTTCACGGCGGCTGCTGCCGGGGCCAAGCAGGTCTTCCCCGGACCGTCGCCGGACCCGTCGGACATCGCCCGACTCATCGAAGAGGAGGGTGTGACGCTCGCTGCGGGCGTCCCGACGGTCTGGCTCGGCCTCCTCGAGTACGTCGGGGAGAACGACGTCGACCTCTCCTCACTCGACCGAGTCGTCATCGGTGGGGCAGCGGCGCCGAAGGCGCTCATCGAGCAGTACGACGAACTCGGTGTCGAGGTCGTCCACGCCTGGGGGATGACCGAGATGTCCCCGGTCGGGACGGTCGCGAACCTAAAACACGACCTCAAGGACGCCCCGAAGGAGCAGCAGTTCGACGTGAAGTCGAAACAGGGGCTGATCGTCCCCGGCCTCGAGTTCAAGGTGGTCGGCGACGGCGGCGACGAGATCGACTGGAACGGCGAGGACTTCGGCGAGCTGCTCGTCCGCGGGCCGTGGGTGACGATGGAGTACTTCAACCGGCCGGCGGCCAACGAGGAAGACTTTGACGGGTCGTGGCTCCGGACCGGTGACATCGTCACCGTCGACACGGACGGCTACATCGAGATCGTCGACCGCGCCGACGACGTGATCAAGTCCGGTGGGGAGTGGATCTCCTCACAGGAACTCGAGAACGCGATCATGGCCCACGACGACGTGAGCGAGGCGGCAGTGATTGGTGTGCCACACGAGCGCTGGCAGGAACGACCCGTGGCGATGGTCGTCGCGCCCGAGGGGACCGACCGCGAGCAGTTGAGCGAGGAACTCCGAGAGATGCTCCTCGAGGAGTACCCGAAATGGTGGGTCCCGGACGGCTTCGAGTTCATCGACGAGATCCCGAAGACCGCCACTGGGAAGTTCTCGAAGAAGGACCTGCGGGAACTGTACGAGGGCGAGGAAAGCGAGTTGCTCGATGAAGACGCTCCTGCAGAAGCGGCACCGGAAGGGGAGGACTGA
- a CDS encoding ATP-binding protein codes for MTFFDREAELDALEAAYASQEAEYFVVYGRRRIGKTALLKEFCTDRPHIYYLAAQESEQRQREKFVEQIAAHVDERPPRITDWEDALAYLSEVLADERLIVVIDEFPYLMEENDSLPSYLQAFIDEQLSETDSMLVLCGSSVSTMESEVLGHESPLYGRRTGQIDLQPFSFQDARDVITYGFEDAVRSFSVTGGTAMYLTQFDYSQSVAENIQQQILSSTAMLYNEPEFLLRTELRSPARYLSILEAIATGHTTPNEIAGATGVGSGPLSKYLQTLRRLRLISRETPVTASAKQSKRSRYIVADEFLRFWFRFVEPNRSSIEEAPEIVYEGTIEPRLPDYVSSTFEDICEEAIWEAIRQGEVDPYSDLGRWWYGGQEIDIVGLAPSDDRILFGECKWTTEPVGYGLVNSLTEKATDVRWGPSDRTERFALFSRSGFVDGLAEDVDENWLLFGPDELDQLM; via the coding sequence ATGACCTTCTTCGACAGGGAGGCAGAGCTCGATGCGCTGGAGGCTGCCTACGCATCACAGGAGGCCGAATACTTCGTGGTGTATGGACGGCGACGAATCGGGAAGACAGCGCTGCTGAAGGAGTTTTGTACCGATCGGCCACACATCTACTACCTCGCAGCACAGGAGTCCGAGCAGCGACAACGCGAAAAATTCGTCGAGCAGATCGCCGCTCACGTCGACGAGCGACCACCGAGGATCACAGACTGGGAGGACGCACTCGCGTATCTCTCCGAGGTGCTTGCAGACGAGCGACTCATCGTTGTCATCGACGAATTCCCGTACCTAATGGAGGAGAACGATTCGCTCCCCTCGTACCTCCAGGCATTCATCGACGAACAACTCTCAGAAACCGACTCAATGCTCGTCCTGTGTGGCTCCAGTGTGAGCACAATGGAGTCTGAGGTACTGGGTCACGAGAGTCCCCTCTACGGTCGGCGGACAGGCCAGATCGATCTGCAGCCCTTCTCGTTCCAAGATGCCCGGGACGTGATCACCTATGGATTTGAGGACGCTGTGAGATCGTTCAGCGTGACCGGGGGGACAGCGATGTATCTAACACAGTTCGACTACAGCCAATCGGTCGCTGAGAACATCCAGCAACAGATTTTGTCGTCGACAGCGATGCTCTACAACGAGCCGGAATTCCTGCTTCGAACCGAGCTCCGGAGCCCTGCACGGTATCTGAGCATCCTTGAAGCGATCGCAACCGGCCACACAACGCCCAACGAGATTGCCGGTGCGACTGGAGTCGGATCAGGCCCGCTCTCAAAGTATCTCCAGACGCTCCGCCGGCTCCGATTGATCTCTCGAGAAACACCAGTCACAGCGTCAGCAAAGCAGTCCAAACGTTCCCGGTACATCGTCGCCGACGAGTTCCTCCGGTTCTGGTTTCGGTTCGTCGAGCCGAATCGTTCGAGTATCGAAGAAGCGCCGGAGATTGTGTATGAGGGAACCATCGAGCCGAGGCTGCCAGATTACGTCTCCTCGACGTTTGAGGACATCTGTGAGGAGGCCATCTGGGAAGCCATTCGACAGGGGGAAGTCGATCCGTATTCCGACCTTGGTCGGTGGTGGTACGGTGGACAGGAGATCGATATCGTCGGCCTTGCACCAAGTGACGACAGAATTCTGTTCGGGGAGTGCAAGTGGACGACTGAACCGGTGGGCTACGGGCTCGTCAATTCACTAACTGAGAAAGCTACCGACGTCCGGTGGGGACCCTCAGATCGGACAGAGCGATTCGCACTATTTTCCCGAAGTGGATTTGTCGATGGCCTTGCCGAGGACGTCGACGAGAACTGGTTGCTGTTCGGTCCGGACGAACTCGACCAGCTCATGTGA
- a CDS encoding ABC transporter ATP-binding protein, with amino-acid sequence MPPSRNRVCTLRALRRVLLPCRTPRARRHRRLKALDGLDLTVREGEAFGFLGPNGAGKSTAINLLLGFLTPSGGIGTVLGHDVVTESRHVRQRVGLLPEGYSPFDRLTAREHLDYAIAAKDADDDPDVLLDRTGLAREARDRPAGEYSTGMRQRLALATELVGDPELLILDEPSSGLDPGGMAELREVVREETERGTTVFFSSHVLPEVEAVCDRVGILRDGRFVAVDTVDGLRATLHTESTVTLSVEDPRLDVDGIDGVSSVVVDDSQLRVTCTDPAAKAAVIQHAADVTTVRDVQVEDASLEELFTTVTNGNEVAGSGAEVDA; translated from the coding sequence ATGCCTCCCAGTCGGAATCGGGTCTGTACGCTTCGAGCCCTTCGTAGAGTTCTTTTGCCGTGTAGAACTCCCCGGGCTCGACGGCATCGGCGCCTGAAAGCGCTCGACGGCCTCGACCTCACGGTTCGCGAGGGGGAGGCGTTCGGGTTTCTCGGTCCGAACGGTGCGGGAAAATCCACAGCAATCAACCTCCTACTGGGGTTTCTGACGCCGAGCGGGGGGATCGGCACCGTTCTGGGCCACGACGTCGTGACGGAGTCGCGCCACGTCCGCCAGCGTGTCGGGCTGCTTCCGGAGGGGTACAGTCCGTTCGACCGGTTGACAGCGAGAGAGCATCTCGACTACGCCATCGCGGCGAAGGACGCGGACGACGATCCCGACGTGCTCCTCGACCGGACTGGCTTGGCACGGGAGGCACGCGACCGGCCGGCTGGCGAGTACTCGACGGGGATGCGGCAACGACTGGCGTTGGCGACGGAACTCGTCGGCGACCCGGAACTGCTGATTCTGGACGAACCCTCGTCGGGGCTCGACCCCGGTGGGATGGCCGAACTACGCGAAGTGGTCCGAGAGGAAACTGAGCGCGGCACGACAGTGTTCTTCTCCAGCCACGTGCTCCCCGAGGTCGAAGCGGTCTGTGACCGCGTCGGAATCCTGCGGGACGGCCGGTTCGTCGCAGTCGATACCGTCGATGGACTCCGTGCGACCCTCCATACCGAATCCACCGTGACCCTCTCGGTCGAGGACCCTCGTCTCGACGTCGACGGTATCGATGGCGTCTCCTCGGTGGTCGTCGACGACTCACAGCTCCGGGTGACCTGTACCGATCCGGCCGCCAAGGCGGCAGTGATACAGCACGCCGCCGACGTGACGACCGTCCGGGACGTGCAGGTCGAGGACGCGTCCCTCGAAGAACTGTTCACCACGGTCACGAACGGAAACGAAGTCGCCGGAAGTGGTGCGGAGGTGGACGCGTGA
- a CDS encoding DUF7437 domain-containing protein, whose product MSRTSDRAHGDIVRDFLSVADLLEEPQLAQLYAYLAREEEATVQDVMDDLDLAQGTAYSYVNRLVDTGVVDVTDDEQPRRYAAREIDLTVTTAAGDREYTITPALIDAVGRRETNADIHTYIDRHGVAGLATALTYAVARERGEVTHRLMAEDLDISPLAAEMILQALRPVVHEHYDIEETGAGLDELDIDDGDAADDA is encoded by the coding sequence GTGTCACGCACTTCAGATCGCGCCCACGGCGACATCGTCCGGGACTTCCTCTCAGTCGCGGACCTCCTCGAGGAGCCACAGCTGGCCCAGCTGTACGCGTACCTCGCTCGGGAGGAGGAGGCGACGGTCCAGGACGTGATGGACGACCTCGACCTCGCACAGGGAACCGCCTACAGCTACGTCAACCGGCTCGTCGACACCGGCGTCGTCGACGTCACCGACGACGAGCAGCCGCGCCGGTACGCCGCCCGTGAGATCGACCTGACCGTGACGACGGCCGCCGGTGACCGAGAGTACACGATCACGCCGGCGCTCATCGACGCCGTCGGCCGTCGCGAGACGAATGCGGACATCCACACCTACATCGACCGCCACGGCGTCGCCGGCCTCGCAACGGCGCTCACCTACGCCGTCGCTCGGGAACGCGGCGAGGTGACCCACCGGTTGATGGCTGAGGATCTGGACATCTCGCCGCTGGCCGCGGAGATGATTCTGCAGGCGCTGCGGCCCGTCGTCCACGAGCACTACGACATCGAGGAGACAGGGGCAGGACTCGACGAGTTGGATATCGACGACGGCGACGCGGCTGACGACGCGTGA
- a CDS encoding MBL fold metallo-hydrolase has translation MDISYEHANPRRGNESFLIRIEEDHTELTPCVLVDAGDGVDTDELLGEDEYLAAILLTHAHLDHYQSLGEAHRDGAPILTSAGTASILDDVLSEGADQYGLSNTDEVLDRVKAISEWHDVLGDTLRVRPVPVGHAPGACGFLIRAADGDDQVTMLATGDFTERDAAGYRGFDAEAYADVDILFLTAATTGAFEENLTRTVATISERTNAGSRTLCTASGLTGVHLAILLAGVDDELDVDVPVILAG, from the coding sequence GTGGACATCTCGTACGAGCATGCGAACCCACGTCGGGGCAACGAGTCGTTTCTCATCCGTATTGAGGAGGACCACACGGAGCTGACGCCCTGCGTGCTCGTCGACGCCGGCGACGGTGTCGATACGGACGAGCTGCTCGGAGAAGACGAATACCTCGCAGCCATCCTGCTTACTCACGCCCACCTTGACCACTACCAGTCCCTTGGTGAGGCACATCGTGATGGAGCCCCGATTCTGACGAGTGCCGGAACGGCGTCAATTCTCGATGACGTCCTCTCGGAAGGAGCCGATCAGTACGGACTCTCGAACACGGACGAGGTGCTTGACCGCGTCAAAGCGATCTCGGAGTGGCACGACGTTCTCGGAGACACCCTTCGCGTTCGGCCCGTTCCTGTTGGCCACGCGCCCGGCGCCTGTGGCTTCCTCATTCGCGCCGCTGACGGCGACGACCAAGTGACGATGCTCGCTACTGGCGACTTCACCGAGCGCGACGCTGCTGGCTACCGTGGCTTCGACGCCGAGGCCTACGCCGACGTGGATATCCTCTTCCTGACGGCGGCGACGACCGGAGCGTTCGAGGAGAACCTCACCCGGACTGTCGCCACGATTTCCGAACGAACCAACGCTGGTTCGCGCACACTCTGTACGGCAAGTGGGCTTACTGGGGTTCACCTCGCAATCCTTCTCGCCGGCGTCGACGACGAACTCGATGTTGACGTTCCCGTCATCTTGGCCGGGTAA
- a CDS encoding thiolase family protein, protein MQDAYVVDAVRTPLGKHGGSFSDTHPQDLAAEPLQALERRNGFDGGSAVEDVIYGCVTPIDEQGSNIARIAPMVAGWGDDVPGVQLNRMCGSGQQAVNFAAGQIKAGMHDVLVAGGVEHMTRVPMASDTASPDCSYADPENVTETYFEHFEELTSQGEGAERIAEQWGFSRAEVDEIAVDSQTRWGHAAAAGKYDDQVVPVETEVDDGPVTVKRDEHPRPETDAETLRELPLVFREEGEGVIHAGNASGVVDGASALLIASKAACETHGWEPMARIVDSHVVGVDPKTMLTGPIPATTEILAENDLTVDDIDRFEVNEAFAPVVLAWLAETGADWEKTNVWGGAIAHGHPLGATGGVLLGKLAAQLAECNGQYGLCTMCIGFGQGIATLIERV, encoded by the coding sequence ATGCAGGACGCGTACGTGGTCGACGCGGTGCGGACACCGCTCGGAAAACACGGCGGGTCGTTCTCCGATACTCACCCGCAGGATCTCGCTGCGGAACCGCTTCAAGCGCTCGAAAGACGCAACGGGTTCGACGGCGGGTCGGCTGTCGAGGACGTGATTTACGGCTGTGTCACCCCGATTGACGAGCAAGGGAGCAACATCGCCCGCATCGCGCCGATGGTTGCTGGCTGGGGCGACGACGTCCCGGGCGTCCAGCTCAATCGGATGTGTGGGTCTGGTCAGCAGGCCGTGAACTTCGCAGCCGGACAGATCAAGGCGGGTATGCACGACGTGCTCGTCGCCGGGGGCGTCGAACACATGACGCGTGTCCCGATGGCGAGTGATACGGCCTCCCCAGACTGTAGCTACGCTGACCCCGAGAACGTCACTGAGACGTATTTCGAGCACTTCGAGGAGTTAACCTCCCAGGGCGAGGGGGCCGAGCGAATTGCCGAGCAGTGGGGGTTCAGCCGGGCGGAAGTCGACGAGATTGCCGTCGACTCCCAAACGAGATGGGGACATGCGGCCGCAGCCGGGAAGTACGACGATCAGGTCGTTCCTGTCGAGACCGAGGTCGACGACGGACCAGTCACCGTCAAACGTGATGAACATCCGCGCCCGGAAACCGATGCGGAGACGCTGCGGGAGCTCCCGCTCGTCTTTCGTGAGGAAGGCGAGGGCGTCATCCACGCAGGGAACGCCTCCGGTGTCGTCGATGGCGCGTCGGCGCTCCTCATCGCGTCGAAGGCGGCGTGTGAAACACATGGCTGGGAGCCGATGGCCCGCATCGTCGACTCACACGTCGTCGGAGTCGACCCGAAGACGATGCTGACGGGCCCGATTCCAGCAACGACCGAGATTCTGGCCGAGAATGATCTAACTGTCGACGACATCGACCGGTTCGAAGTGAACGAAGCGTTCGCCCCAGTCGTTCTCGCGTGGCTGGCAGAGACCGGTGCCGACTGGGAGAAAACCAACGTCTGGGGCGGCGCGATCGCTCATGGACATCCACTCGGAGCGACCGGCGGTGTGTTGCTGGGGAAGCTTGCCGCGCAACTGGCGGAATGCAACGGTCAGTACGGTCTCTGCACGATGTGCATCGGCTTCGGGCAGGGTATCGCCACCCTCATCGAGCGCGTTTGA
- a CDS encoding glycoside hydrolase family 99-like domain-containing protein, producing the protein MTGRVENTGSSSTEVTLPLAVNGRTITTHSFTLGAGEQREITLTGSPTTTGTQPITVAGTHVGEVVVRAERPDIVRDVGAHYYPWYGAPLHDYRGGEWSLESPSTPVLGNYDSTNPDVIEQHIDWCRQAGISWLNVSWWGRNSGHDRRFREDILGHPRSDELDWSVLYETVGQFGVDPIDLSDETNQRQLVNDFEYLGEHYFDRDSYKRIDGRPVLYIWVARLFHGDVAAAYEAAVEAAGVRPYLIASVPAASGLGTHPILEVADAVTTYNPYTVSGRTADEFIDDLQSGYEKWYRSSEYVGVDVIPTAMPGFDDTELTHDQRDNVPLEPSAERYERSADVARHYADGPVLVTSFNEWYEDTAIEPSEDHGEAYLDVTAEALAAAERSPPTIDGETFVLSFGKLIAESEMNPDIENGRQFSFMLDELTIRDDDGQARIDLDVGTGSETVEFLLGSYGPESTEENTWRWLGGQRDTAIDVPSLPDAGEIEISGLAPAEMDVALKVDGDVHDKTTLAEGSGSYRLELG; encoded by the coding sequence GTGACTGGTCGCGTCGAGAATACCGGCTCATCGTCGACGGAGGTCACCCTACCACTCGCGGTGAATGGGCGGACGATCACGACACACTCGTTCACACTCGGCGCCGGCGAACAACGAGAGATCACGCTCACCGGCTCACCGACGACGACCGGAACGCAGCCGATCACCGTTGCAGGCACACACGTGGGCGAGGTTGTGGTCCGTGCCGAGCGCCCGGACATCGTCCGCGACGTCGGCGCACACTACTACCCCTGGTACGGTGCGCCGCTACATGACTACCGCGGCGGCGAGTGGAGCCTCGAGTCACCGTCGACGCCCGTTCTCGGCAACTACGACTCCACCAACCCTGACGTCATCGAACAGCACATTGACTGGTGTCGGCAGGCAGGAATTTCGTGGCTGAACGTGTCGTGGTGGGGACGGAACAGCGGCCACGACCGCCGGTTCCGCGAGGACATCCTCGGCCACCCCCGCTCGGACGAACTCGACTGGTCGGTCCTCTACGAGACAGTCGGGCAGTTCGGCGTCGATCCGATCGACCTCAGCGACGAAACGAACCAACGGCAGTTGGTGAATGACTTCGAGTATCTGGGAGAGCACTACTTCGATCGAGACAGCTACAAACGTATCGACGGTCGCCCGGTCCTCTACATCTGGGTCGCGCGGCTCTTTCACGGCGATGTTGCTGCGGCGTATGAGGCAGCTGTCGAAGCTGCCGGGGTCAGGCCGTACCTGATCGCCAGCGTCCCTGCGGCCTCCGGGCTCGGAACACACCCGATACTGGAAGTCGCTGACGCTGTCACAACGTACAACCCGTACACGGTGAGCGGCCGAACCGCCGACGAGTTCATCGATGATCTCCAGTCAGGCTACGAGAAGTGGTACCGGAGCAGCGAGTACGTCGGCGTCGACGTGATCCCGACAGCGATGCCCGGCTTCGACGACACAGAACTCACTCACGATCAACGGGACAACGTCCCCCTCGAACCCTCGGCAGAGCGCTACGAGCGGAGCGCCGACGTCGCCCGGCACTACGCCGACGGCCCGGTGCTCGTCACGTCGTTCAACGAGTGGTACGAAGACACGGCAATCGAGCCGAGTGAAGACCACGGCGAGGCGTATCTCGATGTCACGGCTGAAGCACTCGCTGCAGCCGAGCGCTCGCCGCCGACTATCGACGGCGAGACGTTCGTGCTCTCGTTCGGCAAACTCATCGCGGAGTCGGAGATGAACCCGGATATCGAGAACGGGCGGCAGTTCTCGTTCATGCTGGATGAACTGACTATCCGCGACGACGACGGCCAAGCCCGCATCGACCTCGACGTCGGCACCGGAAGCGAGACGGTCGAATTCCTGCTCGGGTCCTACGGTCCCGAGAGCACCGAGGAAAACACCTGGCGCTGGCTTGGCGGGCAGCGTGACACCGCCATTGACGTCCCGTCACTTCCCGATGCCGGCGAAATCGAGATCAGTGGCCTTGCCCCAGCAGAGATGGATGTCGCGCTCAAAGTCGACGGAGACGTTCATGACAAAACGACGCTTGCAGAGGGGTCCGGAAGCTACAGACTCGAACTCGGGTGA